Proteins encoded in a region of the Ziziphus jujuba cultivar Dongzao chromosome 3, ASM3175591v1 genome:
- the LOC132803254 gene encoding uncharacterized protein LOC132803254, translating into MGFEEDNEAVEHDREEDDNDDIMVALQDAAGDMDIDVDAYEGHIGDQDHRNKEFSGLFTEVESELYPGCTKFSALTFLVRLQRSFTSRHTAIDMRWHKEKRPNTNGVLRHPADGEAWKHFDEQYSIFAMDPRNVRLGATTDGFNPFSNMSTSYSMWPVMLVPYNLPPWKCMKETFSMISLLIPGSTAPGKDIDVYLRPMIDELKDLWTNGVTTYDISKKVRFTMHAAVLWTIHDFPAYGTLSGWSTKGYKACSTCNEDTSSQALRSKICYMGHRRYLSINHAWRNNRQYDGKPERRLAPRQLSGAEILQQLDRTIESRSGKHPNNVDKKRKRAAFGTMLDIKGKSKDTDKACMDLKDLNIRKELHLQETGGKVLKPLACFSLTRDEKHEFCKFLKSVKFPDGYAANISKNVNIKDGSIAEGYVVNEALTYCSMYLHGIETRFNRPERNKDGENQIALTLAVFTQPVNLLGKPQFVELKDDDYKKAHCEHTKLLQNRGVTSILQVQEKEFPQWFEQRIKYFSRCKYPMVTDELYSLAYGPDYGIRSYSGCVVNGVRYRTKVRDDRCVTQNCGIWVVGDHDGESCDFYRVIEDILVLDYRSKHSVVLFRCAWFDTNVKKKKMITEFQITSINVTSYWYKNDPFVLASQAKQVFYVDDYKMGQHWKVVRKVHHRHLWDFPDRLDEGDEHDADSEAESGDFENADSGAESEDYEDTDSGIEKEDNEEYNEETDNDSEDELLSNGETGEDTDSFA; encoded by the exons atgggttttgagGAAGATAATGAAGCTGTTGAACATGATAGggaagaagatgataatgatgatatcaTGGTAGCATTGCAAGATGCTGCAGGTGACATGGATATTGATGTAGATGCATATGAAGGTCACATTGGAGATCAAGATCatagaaataaagaattttcaGGATTATTTACTGAAGTTGAAAGCGAGTTATATCCAGGGTGTACAAAGTTCTCTGCATTGACTTTTTTGGTCAG ATTGCAAAGATCATTTACATCTCGCCATACTGCTATTGATATGAGATGGCACAAAGAGAAGCGTCCTAACACAAATGGAGTATTGAGGCATCCAGCAGATGGAGAAGCATGGAAGCACTTTGATGAACAATATTCGATATTTGCTATGGATCCTCGTAATGTCCGGCTAGGTGCTACCACTGATGGATTTAATCCTTTTAGTAACATGAGCACTTCGTATAGCATGTGGCCAGTGATGTTAGTGCCTTATAACCTGCCACCTTGGAAGTGCATGAAAGAGACTTTTTCGATGATATCACTATTAATACCAGGCTCAACAGCACCTGGAAAAGACATTGATGTGTACTTACGGCCTATGATTGATGAATTGAAAGATCTATGGACAAATGGTGTCACCACTTATGACATCTCTAAAAAGGTGAGGTTTACAATGCATGCAGCAGTGTTGTGGACAATACATGATTTTCCAGCATATGGAACACTTTCTGGATGGAGTACCAAAGGATACAAAGCATGTTCGACTTGTAATGAAGATACTTCTTCCCAAGCTTTAAGAAGTAAGATTTGTTACATGGGACATCGTCGATATTTATCCATAAATCATGCATGGAGAAATAATCGACAATATGATGGAAAGCCTGAACGAAGGTTAGCTCCAAGGCAGCTTTCAGGAGCTGAAATATTACAACAGTTAGATAGGACAATTGAGAGCAGATCGGGGAAACATCCTAACAATGtggataaaaagagaaaacgtGCTGCCT TTGGAACAATGTTGGACATCAAAGGTAAGTCGAAGGATACTGACAAGGCATGTATGGATTTAAAGGATCTAAATATTCGAAAAGAATTGCATTTACAAGAAACTGGTGGTAAAGTTTTGAAACCTTTGGCATGTTTTTCATTaacaagggatgaaaaacatgaGTTTTGTAAGTTTTTGAAGTCTGTTAAATTTCCAGATGGCTATGCtgctaatatttcaaagaatgtgAACATTAAGGATG GTTCAATAGCAGAGGGTTATGTTGTCAATGAGGCATTAACTTATTGTTCAATGTACCTTCATGGTATTGAAACTCGATTCAATCGGCCAGAACGTAATAAAGATGGTGAGAATCAGATTGCTTTGACTTTGGCAGTATTCACTCAACCTGTGAACTTGTTGGGGAAACCTCAATTTGTTGAACTGAAAGATGATGATTATAAAAAAGCTCATTG tGAGCACACCAAACTATTGCAAAACAGGGGTGTCACAAGTATTCTGCAGgtacaagaaaaggaatttccaCAATGGTTTGAACAAAGG ATAAAATATTTCAGTAGATGTAAATATCCAATGGTAACTGATGAGTTGTACTCACTAGCATATGGTCCTGATTATGGAATAAGATCATATAGTGGATGTGTAGTAAATGGAGTTCGATATCGCACAAAAGTTCGTGATGATAGGTGTGTCActcaaaattgtggaatttgggTTGTAGGTGATCATGATGGTGAATCTTGTGACTTTTATAGGGTAATAGAAGACATTCTTGTGTTAGACTATAGGTCCAAACACTCTGTTGTACTTTTTAGATGTGCATGGTTTGACacaaatgtgaaaaagaaaaagatgatcacAGAATTTCAAATCACAAGCATTAATGTCACTTCATATTGGTATAAGAACGACCCTTTTGTCCTTGCCTCACAAGCTAAACAAGTGTTTTACGTGGATGATTACAAGATGGGTCAACATTGGAAAGTGGTTCGAAAGGTGCATCACCGTCATCTGTGGGATTTTCCAGACCGATTAGATGAAGGTGATGAACATG atgcagatagtgaGGCAGAGAGTGGAGATTTTGAAAATGCAGATAGTGGTGCAGAGAGTGAAGATTATGAAGATACAGATAGTGGCATAGAGAAAGAAGATAATGAGGAGTACAATGAGGAAACCGACAATGATAGTGAAGATGAGTTGTTAAGTAATGGTGAAACCGGTGAGGATACTGACTCATttgcataa